In the genome of Natronomonas salina, the window CTCGAGGTCGCCGTCGACCCGGAGGTTGAGGTCGGTCAGGCGCTCCTCGGTCGCCTCGTCGGCGTCCCAGAGCCCGCGCTCGATGGCCTCCAGGAGCGTGTCGGTGATCGACTCGAGGGCCCAGGGGTTCACGTCGCGCAGCCACTCCTGGCGCTCCTCGTCGAAGGCGTATTTCTCGGCGACGTCGTCCCACAGCGCGTCGCTGACGACGCCCGTCGTCGCGTCCCAGCCGAGCGTCACGTCGACCGTCTGGGAGAGGTCGCCGGCGCCCTTGTAGCCGTGGTCCTCCATCGACTCCAGCCACTCGGGGTTGAGGACGCGCGCCCGCATCGCCTTGCGGACCTTCTCCTCGTTGGTGTAGACGTCGACGTTGTCGGGGTCCGAGGAGTCGCCGACGTAGGAGGCGGGCTCCTCGCCGGCGACCTCCGAGACGGCGGTGATGAAGCCGCCGTGGAAGGCGTACCAATCCGAGGAGTCGAACTCGTCCTGTTCCATCGTGTCCTCGATCTTGACGGTCGCCTCGACGCTCCCCAGTCGCCGGCGGAAGGCATCGCGGTCCTCCGAGACGCGGCCCCTGGAGCCGAGCGCGTAGCCGCCCCACTGGACGTACACCTCCGCGAGGTCCGAACGGTCCTCCCAGTTCCCCTCGTCGACGGCCTTGTTTGTCCCCGCGCCGTAGCCGCCCGGCCGCGTGGTGAACACGCGCGGCAGCGCGGCGTCGCGGGCGTCGTCGGGGTCCATGCCCTCGGCTTCGAGTTCCTTGGCCTCCTCCTCGACGTGCTTCTTCACGAAGTTCATCTCGTGGGGTTCGTCGAGGTCGACGACGGCCTCGACGGCGTCGTGGACGACGCCGGCGGCCTGCGGGAAGGCGTCGCGGAACAGGCCTGAGACCCGCGTCGTCGCGTCGACGCGGGGCCGGTCGAGTTCGTCCAGCGAGATCGGTTCGACGTCGTCGACGCGGCCGGCGTCGGTCCAGACCGGCCGGACGCCCAGCAGCGCGAGCACCTGCGCGATGGTCTCCCCGCGGGTCCTGACGGTGGGCGTGCCCCACGCCACGACGCCGACCTCCTCGGGGTACTCGCCGTGCTCGTCGTGGTGGCGTTCGAGGGTACCGTCGGCGACCTCGCTGCCGACCTCCCAGGCGGACCGCGCGGGCACCTTCCGCGGGTCCAGCGTGTAGAAGTTCCGCCCCGTCGGCAGCAGGTCGACGCCGCCGCGCGTCGGCGCGCCGCTGCCGCCCGGCGGGACGTACTCGCCGTTCAGCGCGTCCGCCGTCTGGGGGATCTCCTCGGCGGCGCCGAAGACCCGCGGCGCGGCTTCCTCGCAGATGAACGCCAGGACCTCCCGCAGGCCGTCGTGGGCGCCGCCCTGTACGCGAGCGTCGCCGAGCGGGTCGATATCGACGACGAGCAGGTTCATGTTCGCCTCGTCCTCGGGACCCGAATCGACCTCGGATTCGGGCAGGTCGAAGCCGTACTCCGCGAGGGTCTCGACCAGCTCGACGCTCTTCTCGTGAACTTCGTCGGCGGCCTGCGAGTAGGTCATCCCGAGCGTCTCGTCGTACTCGCCGGGCGACTCGAGCATCGCCTCGTAGTCGACGCCCAGCACGCCCGCGACGCTCTCGCGGAGACTGGGCGCGCCAGCGTTCTCCAGCCGCGTCAGCGCGACGAGATACTCCACGAGCGCGTCGCCCTCGGGCGGCTCCCCCATCGTGTGCAGGCCCATCCGAATCTGGGTGGTCTTCACGTCCGTCAGGTAGGCGTGGACGCGCTCGACGAGTTCGTCGGCGTCGACGTCGTCCCCGGAGACCTCGCCCTCGGCGAGGGTGGTGCCGGCCTCGTCGGGACCTCGGACGTCGGCCTGCTCGTCTATCTCGCCCGCGATGCCGAGCTCGACGGCGAGGTCCAGTTCCGCGACGGTCTCGCGGAGCAGGCGTTCGACCGTCTCGCCGGCCTCGCTACCGGCCTCGCGGTACTGGTCGGCCAGCTCCTCGAGTTCCGCGAGCTCGTCGTAGGTACCCGCGTTCGCCATCGGCGGCGTGAGGTAGTCGACCACCGTCGCGTAGGAGCGGCGCTTGGCCTGGGTCCCCTCGCCTGGGTTGTTGACGATGTAGGGGTAGACGTTCGGCAGGTCCGAGACGAGGGCGTCCGGAGCGCTCTCCGAATCGAGCCCGACGGTCTTGCCGGGGAGCCACTCCAGGGAGCCGTGCGTGCCGAGGTGGACGACCGCGTCGGCGTCGTAGGCGTGCCGGAGCCACGCGTAGAAGGCGTAGTAGTCGTGCGGCGGCTGGAGGTCGGAGTCGTGGTACACCTTCGAGGGGTCCATCCCGAAGCCGCGCGGCGGCTGGACGGTCACGAGGACGTTGCCGAACTCCGCGCCGGGGATCGCGAACGGCCGGTTGGGGGCCTCGCCCCACTCCTCGACGACGTTCTCGCGGAACGCGGGGTCGGCGTCGCTCCACCACTCGTCGTACTGGTCGGGCGAGACGACGTCGACGGAGAGGTCGCGGACGTCCTCGGGGGCGACCCAGCGGTCGTCCAGTGTGAGCTGCGACGTGAGGGTCTCCATCAGCGACTGGCCCGAGGCCGGGAACTCGCCGCCCAGGTCGTAGCCCCGGTTCCGCAGCTCTTCGAGCAGGTTGACCGTCGATTCGGGCGAGTCGAGGCCGAAGGCAGTGCCGATACCGTCGTCGCTCGGCGGGTAGTTGTGCAGGACGACCGCGACCTGCTTCTCCTCGTTCGGCGTGTAGCGGAGGTTCGCCCAGTTCACCGCCAGCGAGGCGGCGTGCTCGACGCGGTCCTCGATGGGGAAGTGCTGCTTCGGGGCGCTGCCGATGCCCGCCGCGTCGTCGGTGCGCTCCTTGCCCGAGATCGGGTGGGTGATCACGTTGCCGTCGAACTCCGGCAGCGCCACGGAGAGGGCGAGTTCGAAGCCCATGACACCCGTATCGCTGGCGTCGTACCGCGACCGAGAGCGCATCGTCGTCACCGTCTGGAGGACGGGGACGCCGAGGCGCTTGAGGAACACCTCCTCGGCGTCGGTGCCCTCGTCGCTGGCGTCGCGGCCGCGCTCGGCCATCGACAGCGAGAACATGAACGACGAGCAGACCGAATCGACGATCGGCTCGCCCGAATCGTCCGTGAGCCACTCGTCGACGACCCACTCGGCGTCGCCGGACCGCGTCCGGCTGCCCGAGGCGTCTTCCGACGCCTCGCTGTCCTGCTGCTCCTCGCTGTCGGTGACGGGGTTGCAGAACACCGGGAGTGCGTCGGCGCCCTGGGCCTCGATGGCTCGGA includes:
- the cobN gene encoding cobaltochelatase subunit CobN is translated as MPRIGLYTATENELGALQRAAGEVDCDLVVRSESDLDDPERVEAFCDELSDCDAVVLWLHGAEDSMPGYDRAVDACYEAGVPLVVEATGDAFAVEDTTVPGSVREDVCGYLETGGSANLANGIRYLVDRFTPAEPEYDDPVALPTEGVYHPDHPGASYEELRATLDEGRPTVAVWFYESHWTHENTRYVDSLVRAIEAQGADALPVFCNPVTDSEEQQDSEASEDASGSRTRSGDAEWVVDEWLTDDSGEPIVDSVCSSFMFSLSMAERGRDASDEGTDAEEVFLKRLGVPVLQTVTTMRSRSRYDASDTGVMGFELALSVALPEFDGNVITHPISGKERTDDAAGIGSAPKQHFPIEDRVEHAASLAVNWANLRYTPNEEKQVAVVLHNYPPSDDGIGTAFGLDSPESTVNLLEELRNRGYDLGGEFPASGQSLMETLTSQLTLDDRWVAPEDVRDLSVDVVSPDQYDEWWSDADPAFRENVVEEWGEAPNRPFAIPGAEFGNVLVTVQPPRGFGMDPSKVYHDSDLQPPHDYYAFYAWLRHAYDADAVVHLGTHGSLEWLPGKTVGLDSESAPDALVSDLPNVYPYIVNNPGEGTQAKRRSYATVVDYLTPPMANAGTYDELAELEELADQYREAGSEAGETVERLLRETVAELDLAVELGIAGEIDEQADVRGPDEAGTTLAEGEVSGDDVDADELVERVHAYLTDVKTTQIRMGLHTMGEPPEGDALVEYLVALTRLENAGAPSLRESVAGVLGVDYEAMLESPGEYDETLGMTYSQAADEVHEKSVELVETLAEYGFDLPESEVDSGPEDEANMNLLVVDIDPLGDARVQGGAHDGLREVLAFICEEAAPRVFGAAEEIPQTADALNGEYVPPGGSGAPTRGGVDLLPTGRNFYTLDPRKVPARSAWEVGSEVADGTLERHHDEHGEYPEEVGVVAWGTPTVRTRGETIAQVLALLGVRPVWTDAGRVDDVEPISLDELDRPRVDATTRVSGLFRDAFPQAAGVVHDAVEAVVDLDEPHEMNFVKKHVEEEAKELEAEGMDPDDARDAALPRVFTTRPGGYGAGTNKAVDEGNWEDRSDLAEVYVQWGGYALGSRGRVSEDRDAFRRRLGSVEATVKIEDTMEQDEFDSSDWYAFHGGFITAVSEVAGEEPASYVGDSSDPDNVDVYTNEEKVRKAMRARVLNPEWLESMEDHGYKGAGDLSQTVDVTLGWDATTGVVSDALWDDVAEKYAFDEERQEWLRDVNPWALESITDTLLEAIERGLWDADEATEERLTDLNLRVDGDLEERATNPGTVGEVASDDD